Proteins found in one Verrucomicrobiota bacterium genomic segment:
- a CDS encoding SOS response-associated peptidase, whose protein sequence is MCARYTLTREIAEVVRLIVCVNLLRAYAPRYNIAPHQHAPVVVREGHATELRLLRWGLVPAWAKDEKPGSKLINARMETVMEQASFRNAWRSRRCLIPADGFYEWMSTSSGKLPHYFTLKDGQAFCFAGLWERWQPSAASQQELFATTQEASPLETFTILTTGANTLVATLHDRMPVILKPEDYELWLDPASRVQKLAAILCPYDPDKMSCTRVSKHVNSSRVEGP, encoded by the coding sequence ATGTGCGCGCGATATACATTGACCCGCGAAATCGCCGAAGTGGTGAGATTGATCGTTTGCGTTAACCTGCTGAGGGCATATGCGCCGCGCTATAACATCGCGCCTCACCAACATGCGCCAGTGGTGGTTCGAGAGGGGCATGCCACTGAATTGCGGCTGCTCCGCTGGGGTTTGGTGCCTGCCTGGGCGAAAGACGAAAAGCCAGGTAGCAAGTTAATAAATGCCCGGATGGAGACCGTGATGGAGCAAGCCAGCTTTCGAAACGCGTGGCGGAGTCGCCGTTGCCTGATTCCGGCAGACGGATTTTACGAATGGATGAGCACGTCGTCGGGAAAACTGCCCCACTACTTTACCCTGAAGGATGGGCAGGCATTTTGTTTTGCTGGCCTGTGGGAACGATGGCAACCAAGTGCGGCTTCGCAGCAGGAACTCTTTGCCACAACGCAAGAGGCATCGCCATTGGAGACGTTTACCATCCTTACCACCGGGGCAAATACGCTGGTGGCGACTCTGCATGACCGCATGCCCGTAATTCTGAAGCCTGAGGATTATGAGTTGTGGCTTGATCCGGCGAGCCGCGTTCAGAAATTGGCCGCCATTTTATGCCCGTATGATCCTGATAAAATGTCCTGCACGCGGGTTTCGAAGCATGTGAACAGCTCGCGCGTCGAAGGGCCGTAG